In Aphelocoma coerulescens isolate FSJ_1873_10779 chromosome 3, UR_Acoe_1.0, whole genome shotgun sequence, a single window of DNA contains:
- the LOC138107957 gene encoding spectrin beta chain, non-erythrocytic 2-like isoform X4 — translation MSGSTARKVQPFTISTRLSLPKCAADFPGDACPGIALASALDSHRGLRRSINERISLYLAHARAGPAAPAGQPRSPSPGEDGSTDEDRLNRNSLARSIKKITLSNWYGDAGTGETGGPGNPARAGGERNHNNNNSRTGKAQFKVFLRKDVDAEDKQQEPGSVQASVFCSPVDRCSPFYVLAGSPVSSPQKESPKGKESAAAPRCSGRSGVGAGPLLDLSPLIAQFNREMLQAEGWVRGKLRDLKDGCDLQDWEEVAQTLQRDMKDFENTLIKLNQMGEQLMWRASPSAEAVRRQLLALQDQWQLLKQTAASQSKALGGLRSLQDFNRKAEQLEAWIKHKEEKPSLAALLQESPDKIQLTRRILDLKQEEQQFQNLHKELNSLAQKLEKQGRSESRNISARRKHLNKTWLRLQGTLKEHHEALQLALEVASFLQQADILLEAIHAKQSSICSAGKPGEGKQCQDRDVRDIASQVMMLDVTVSQLLNLQPSLAARVTSKHRDVKESWAQLQQALRAEKAPAQASSSPGGKAAAPNVEPRGDDSSHGAVRKEGAPKWTRGLGSVVPKGVLEKMAEHKKGEESSPGSPAVGQPPHGGDNKRRREAEAEWGMRQLEAQVQDVCQVVNATLSPHKESVGMGVPPCPLVSLEAARMQKEPLAPSSSARAVLLEGPAQGRPPGSPQVEAMLRELGQLWEDLQRKHQENGVVLQEIDKALRLVGELDQAERWLQAVAGSLVEPAAMRSPAELRQDLEEMGQLEKQLLLCGLKLQALREEAAGESPMEHEGARKMQRKVEMVEDKLAHVQAALRRRAADLRDSLVLSEFLQDLQEEEARSQQGSAAPGSGRCGSQGSFPLHSAQVEQPPSSEDMSHPLGELQEAVEMLNDAAKERERVMEVAAETESLERLVAEVSPQLEALQCRAKALSRDIALAENGFTTVKSEKDLQGLQDLLSCQQEMEHAVSQTLQGQLQELERVAARLQELCPARQCPVSRELQETLWAWAGLRELLQETRLRVQQASRLRHFFKDYLAMISWTEDTRAQIFSESPSSSSVPETPCEELERRIEEKLKEFEALAAAGQQLVSEEHYLSATIKERLEELQSMLGWVLVRWRAQRHQQDLGSRQEDRRDPESPSSMSPTGQEQHASCAPPHLESIHSPAKFMPCSLLEPVQRLEPKLPGKTAISPPASGLSDAPPGVEQSWGEPSSKTPHGAEPPKEAATWDPAETSTLLLPPRGPCSLGGTVNLILSIGKKGEKKKAQPLASSEQPGEEALPTVEARKTCTAKRPPAVVRRPPAASGGMPAVSHTLPKARAGCLFNSLQRREQARAEQARLLTLQGIMGDSSLRPTPEECHGPSNTWPQKYGRRKEGPGTAAAGPQLGELLLYVRNPLVQDIDAECGAAPQNPCLPNPKITCPRLSLGSVLSLELPRDAVVLGCHRGAVAQQQEAEGQEQRQDQGVRLWKPTGTHGVEWHQDGHSPQGPSKRLGTSPKSEKGTWFEEVSFNPSYSQQRAHCSEKEHWNLQRPSSTSKDLLDSRPSRPSRVGMGDELSTRFGHSDSPSATGRARHHKAAWLELGSSPASIPGRAGAIPGPACAQQPASSSQPRGSPASPAAPTQLSVFEWALGSPQLQSPALGTKEVCHPAHRQFEEEEEELQAIWDGAHERQAQSPPGGSCASHRTSSGAGSLPSPSTTAGGPLILSSANNVLVAKFTLPTTAQLLHSPSGEKSPRVEHSGSGSPNGLRVSPHMEELVSAAPLDASSAWNQRRHRQEGRESSKVLPGKMEFQMMEGTLERKHVLQAGGRKASCRAWGLFHAVLMRQTLCFYQDRRDSLKSSVVALPLHLSGAVCTPDAEYTKKTNCFRLQLQDGSEYLLRAPTQPLMNEWVSKLQQNSGFPEVDYFQAAAQHVEGTGGTGSFSKVSSPGNSHLQGHHQVTTTKSQEVVVLPCTSTLLQQPLGSQDGQVDGTVEAAENAQGTGHKEQQWSPRGSPGLWDNICPEDDYGLVANKRRSYSFTSATYQKITPLAVPKEPVEAGSSYSVTLYIGEQVTAMPRARCHSFVARTGSPRDTLGEKTTSPPRTKNKSVFKKFFGKKE, via the exons ATGTCGGGCAGCACGGCGAGGAAGGTGCAGCCCTTCACCATCAGCACCAGGCTCTCGCTGCCCAAGTGTGCCGCGGACTTTCCCGGAGACGCCTGCCCCGGCATCGCCCTCGCCTCCGCGCTGGACAGCCACCGCGGCCTCCGTCGCAGCATCAACGAGCGCATCTCCCTCTACCTGGCCCACGcccgggccggccccgccgcccccgcggggcagccccgcagccccagccccggcgaGGACGGGAGCACCGACGAGGACCGGCTGAACCGCAACTCCCTAGCCCGTTCCATTAAGAAGATCACGTTGTCCAACTGGTACGGGGACGCTGGCACGGGAGAGACAGGGGGACCCGGGAACCCTGCCCGCGCCGGCGGCGAGAGgaaccacaacaacaacaacagcaggaCAGGGAAAGCTCAGTTCAAG GTCTTCCTCAGGAAGGATGTGGATGCAGAGGACaagcagcaggagcctgggAGTGTTCAGGCCAGTGTGTTCTGCTCTCCGGTGGACAGATGTTCTCCCTTCTATGTG CTGGCAGGATCCCCGGTGTCATCACCCCAGAAAGAGAGCCCTAAGGGCAAGGAGTCTGCTGCAGCACCAAGATGCAGCGGGCGAAGCGGCGTGGGAGCAGGCCCTCTCCTCGACCTGAGTCCTCTGATAGCCCAGTTCAACCGGGAGATGCTGCAG GCAGAGGGCTGGGTGCGAGGCAAGCTGCGGGACCTGAAGGATGGCTGTGACCTCCAGGACTGGGAGGAGGTGGCTCAGACCTTGCAGCGGGACATGAAGGATTTTGAGAACACGCTGATAAAGCTCAATCAG ATGGGCGAGCAGCTGATGTGGAGGGCAAGCCCCAGTGCTGAGGCAGTGCGGAGgcagctgctggccctgcagGACCAGTGGCAGCTCCTGAAGCAGACGGCTGCCAGCCAGAGCAAAGCCCTGGGGGGGCTGCGGAGTCTGCAGGACTTTAACAGGAAAGCCGAGCAGCTGGAGGCGTGGATCAAGCACAAG GAGGAGAAGCCCTCTCTGGCAGCTCTCCTGCAGGAAAGCCCGGACAAGATCCAGCTCACCCGCCGCATCCTTGACTTGAAGCAG gaggagcagcagttcCAGAATCTGCATAAGGAGCTGAACAGCCTGGCCCAGAAGCTGGAGAAACAAGGCAGAAGTGAGAGCAGAAACATCTCAGCCCGGCGCAAGCACCTCAATAAAAC GTGGCTGCGGCTGCAGGGGACCCTGAAGGAGCACCAcgaggctctgcagctggccTTGGAGGTGGCCTCCTTCCTCCAGCAGGCAGATATCCTGCTCGAGGCCATCCATGCAAAG CAGAGCAGCATCTGCAGTGCAGGGAAGCCTGGGGAGGGCAAGCAATGCCAGGATCGGGATGTCAGGGACATAGCCAGCCAGGTGATG ATGCTGGATGTGACTGTGTCCCAGCTCCTAAAcctgcagcccagcctggcagccCGAGTCACCTCAAAGCACCGAGACGTAAAGGAGAGCTGGGCGCAGCTCCAGCAGGCACTGAG GGCAGAGAAGGCTCCAGCACAGGCAAGCAGTTCCCCAGGGGgcaaagctgcagctccaaatGTTGAGCCTCGAGGAGATGATAGCAGTCATGGGGCTgtgaggaaggaaggagcaCCCAAATGGACAAGAGGACTTGGGAGCGTG GTACCAAAAGGCGTGCTGGAGAAGATGGCAGAGCAcaagaaaggagaggagagcagccctggctccCCAGCAGTGGGACAGCCCCCTCATGGAGGGGACAACAAAAG gaggagagaggcagagGCTGAGTGGGGGATGCGGCAGCTGGAGGCCCAAGTGCAGGACGTCTGCCAGGTGGTGAATGCG ACTCTGTCCCCACACAAGGAGAGTGTGGGTATGGGAGTCCCGCCATGTCCACTGGTGAGCCTGGAGGCAGCACGGATGCAGAAAGAGCCCCTGGCCCCCAGCTccagtgccagggctgtgctcctG gaGGGGCCAGCACAAGGGAGGCCTCCCGGGAGCCCTCAGGTGGAGGCCATGCTGCGGGAACTGGGGCAGTTGTGGGAGGACCTGCAGAGGAAGCACCAGGAGAACGGTGTAGTGCTGCAAGAGATCGATAAG GCACTGAGGCTGGTGGGGGAGCTGGACCAGGCTGAGCGGTGGCTGCAAGCTGTGGCTGGGTCGCTCGTGGAACCAGCCGCCATGAGAAGCCCAGCGGAGCTGCGCCAGGACCTGGAAGAGATGGGCCAGCTGgagaagcagctcctgctgtgcgGCCTCAAGCTACAGGCACTGCGGGAGGAAGCAGCAGGCGAGTCGCCCATGGAGCACGAGGGAGCAAGGAAGATGCAGAGGAAAGTGGAGATGGTGGAGGACAA GTTGGCACACGTGCAGGCAGCCCTGCGGCGCCGGGCAGCAGATCTGCGGGACTCCCTGGTGCTGTCTGAGTTCCTGCAGGACCTGCAAGAGGAGGAAGCACGGAGCCAGCAGGGATCTGCAGCG CCAGGGAGTGGGCGTTGCGGCTCGCAGGgctcttttcccctgcactcagccCAGGTTGAGCAGCCTCCAAGCAGTGAGGACATGAGCCACCCCttgggagagctgcaggaggcCGTGGAAATGCTGAATGACGCAGCGAAGGAGCGAGAGCGGGTCATGGAGGTGGCAGCGGAGACAGAGAGCCTGGAGCGTCTG GTGGCAGAAGTATCCCCACAGCTGGAGGCCCTTCAGTGCAGAGCCAAGGCACTGTCTCGAGACATTGCCCTAGCAGAGAATGGCTTCACCACAGTGAAGAGTGAGAAGGACCTCCAAGGCCTGCAGGACTTGCTGAGCTGCCAGCAGGAAATGGAG CATGCAGTGTCGCAGACCCTGCaagggcagctgcaggagctggagagggtGGCTGCCCGCTTGCAAGAGCTGTGCCCTGCTCGGCAGTGCCCCGTCAGCCGGGAGCTGCAGGAGACTCTGTgggcctgggcagggctgcgagagctgctgcaggagaccCGGCTCCGTGTGCAGCAGGCCAGCCGGCTGCGGCACTTCTTCAAGGATTATTTAGCCATGAT CTCCTGGACGGAGGACACACGGGCTCAGATTTTCTCTGAAAGCCCGAGCAGCTCCAGTGTCCCGGAGACTCCATGTGAGGAACTGGAGAGGAGAATTGAAGAGAAGCTCAAGGAGTTTGAGGCActagcagcagcagggcagcagctggtgtCTGAGGAGCACTACCTGAGTGCAACA ATAAAGGAGCGCTTGGAAGAGCTGCAGAGCAtgctgggctgggtgctggtGCGCTGGCGAGCACAGAGGCATCAGCAGGATCTGGGGAGCAGACAGGAGGacaggagggacccagagagcCCCTCAAGCATGTCGCCCACTGGTCAG GAGCAGCATGCTTCATGTGCTCCACCCCATCTGGAAAGCATCCACAGTCCGGCGAAGTTCATGCCCTGCTCTCTCCTTGAGCCTGTGCAAAGATTAGAGCCAAAGCTTCCAGGGAAAACAGCCATCTCCCCACCAGCATCAGGCCTCTCAGATGCCCCACCAGgagtggagcagagctggggggagcccagcagtaaaacacCCCACGGTGCAGAACCCCCCAAGGAGGCTGCCACCTGGGATCCTGCCGAGACCTCcacgctgctgctgccaccgcGGGGCCCTTGCAGTCTTGGGGGGACGGTCAACCTCATCCTCAGCATTGGCAAGAAGGGCGAGAAGAAGAAGGCACAGCCGCTGGCCAGCAGCGAGCAGCCGGGGGAGGAGGCACTGCCGACG GTGGAGGCCAGGAAAACCTGCACCGCAAAGCGGCCACCTGCCGTTGTCCGCCGCCCTCCAGCAGCCAGCGGTGGGATGCCAGCTGTCTCCCACACCCTGCCTAAGGCCAGGGCTGGCTGTCTCTTCAACAGCCTGCAGCGGCGGGAGCaggccagggcagagcaggcccgCCTGCTGACTCTCCAGGGCATCATGGGTGACAGCTCCCTGCGGCCCACACCTGAGGAATGCCATGGCCCCAGCAACACGTGGCCTCAGAAGTATGGTCGAAGGAAGGAGgggccagggacagctgctgctggaccCCAGCTTGGGGAGCTGCTCCTCTATGTCAGGAACCCGCTGGTGCAGGACATCGATGCTGAGTGTGGGGCAGCCCCCCAGAATCCCTGCCTGCCTAACCCAAAAATCACATGCCCCCGTCTTTCCCTGGGCtctgtgctcagcctggagctgccaCGGGATGCAGTGGTCCTGGGGTGCCACCGAGGGGctgtggcacagcagcaggaggcagagggaCAGGAGCAGAGGCAGGATCAAGGGGTGAGGCTGTGGAAGCCCACAGGCACACATGGAGTTGAATGGCATCAAGACGGGCACAGTCCCCAGGGGCCCAGCAAGAGGCTGGGGACGTCCCCCAAGAGTGAGAAAGGAACGTGGTTTGAGGAGGTGAGCTTCAACCCCAGCTACAGCCAGCAAAGGGCACACTGTTCTGAGAAGGAGCACTGGAACCTGCAGcgccccagcagcaccagtaaAGACCTCCTGGACTCGAGACCAAGCCGGCCGTCCCGTGTCGGTATGGGGGATGAGCTGTCCACCCGCTTTGGCCACAGTGACAGCCCCAGTGCCACTGGCAGGGCCAGACATCACAAAGCCGCTTGGCTAGAGCTTGGATCATCCCCTGCCAGcatcccaggcagggctggagccatccctggccctgcctgtgcgcagcagccagccagcagcagccagcccagaggGTCCCCAGCTTCCCCTGCTGCCCCGACCCAGCTCTCTGTCTTTGAGTGGGCACTGGGGTCTCCACAGCTCCAGAGCCCTGCACTGGGCACTAAGGAAGTCTGCCACCCTGCCCACAGGCAGtttgaggaagaggaggaggagctgcaggccATCTGGGATGGGGCACACGAGCGACAGGCACAGAGCCCAccaggaggcagctgtgccagccaccGGACGAGCAGCGGAGCAGGCAGcttgcccagccccagcaccactGCTGGTGGGCCCCTCATCCTCTCATCAGCCAACAACGTGCTAGTGGCCAAATTCACCCTTCCCAccactgcccagctgctccacagCCCGTCAGGAGAGAAGAGCCCCAGAGTGGAGCACAGTGGCAGTGGCAGCCCCAATGGGCTCAGGGTTTCCCCCCACATGGAGGAGCTGGTGTCTGCAGCCCCTTTGGATGCCTCCAGTGCCTGGAATCAGCGGAGGCACCGgcaagaagggagagagagcagCAAG GTCCTTCCTGGTAAAATGGAGTTTCAGATGATGGAGGGCACGCTGGAAAGGAAGCACGTATTGCAGGCAGGAGGGAGAAAG GCCAGCTGCCGGGCCTGGGGCCTCTTCCATGCTGTGCTGATGAGGCAGACACTATGCTTCTACCAGGACCGCAGGGACAGCCTCAAG AGCTCGGTGGTGGCCCTTCCCCTGCACCTCTCCGGGGCGGTCTGCACCCCAGATGCCGAGTACACCAAGAAGACCAACTGCTTCAGGCTTCA gctgcaggatGGTTCTGAATACCTCCTGAGGGCCCCCACCCAGCCCCTCATGAATGAGTGGGTCTCAAAGCTGCAGCAAAACTCAG GTTTCCCTGAAGTAGATTACTTCCAGGCGGCAGCACAGCATGTCGAGGGCACTGGTGGTACTGGCAG TTTCAGCAAggtctccagccctgggaaCTCCCACCTCCAGGGACATCACCAGGTGACAACCACCAAGAGCCAGGAGGTTGTGGTGTTACCCTGCACAAGCACACTactgcagcagcctctgggcaGCCAGGATGGCCAAGTCGATGGGACTGTGGAAGCAGCAG AGAATGCTCAGGGGACTGGGCACAAGGAGCAGCAGTGGTCACCCAGGGGGTCCCCCGGGCTGTGGGACAACATCTGCCCAGAAGACGACTATGGGCTCGTGGCCAACAAGAGGAGGTCCTACTCCTTCACCTCAG CCACCTACCAGAAGATCACCCCGCTGGCCGTGCCCAAGGAGCCGGtggaggctgggagcagctaCTCTGTCACACTGTACATAGGGGAGCAGGTGACAGCCATGCCCCGGGCACGCTGCCACTCCTTCGTGGCCCGAACAGGGAGCCCCCGGGACACACTTGGGGAGAAGACCACCAGCCCACCTCGCACCAAGAACAAATCTGTCTTCAAGAAGTTCTTTGGGAAGAAAGAGTGA